GCTGTATAAATTTCCTGTGAAATATTTGCACCTAATGAGTTATTTAAACTTCTAGGCATATTAGGATAACCCCACATATTAGATGTTGTTGTATCTCTATTTGGTGTATCTGCTACAAATCTTATTATAGATATTGCATCTAGATGGTCGATCAAGGAGACCTTTGCTTTACAATCATCAATTGTCTTTTTAGAGACTATTTCCAGAATTTCAAGATAGTTTAGACCCTCAGTACCTTGTTTATCTATATGCTGAGAACAACCTACTAATATAGGGGTATCGTCATTAACTTTGCTGTAATCTAATAAAGCCATAATTTTATTTAAATTAATTCAGAACTACGCAGTCTAGCTATAGAAAACTAATCTATCAATAGTCTACTACCAAAGTATCATTTAGAGTATTATCTCTACTCAATCATGAATTACAATTTTGATACATTTATAGATAGATCAAATACTCAGAGTCTTAAATGGCTGAGGCATAAAGGTTCGGATGTTATACCAATGTGGCTTGCCGATATGGATTTTGCTTGCCCACCAGAAGTGGTCGAGGCTGTACAAAAAAGAGCCGCCCACCCCATTTATGGCTATACGGAAGCGTCAGATGAATTAAAAAGAATATTTATCAAAAGAGTTTATGAAAATTCAGGATGGAAGATTGATCCTGAATGGATAATTTGGCTTCCTGGTGTAGTTGTAGGATTGAATGTTGCTTGTAGGACTATTCTTCGTCCGGGGAGGATGGCAGCAATTCCTTCTCCTATATATCCTCCGTTTATAGAGGCACCTCATAACATGAATCAAGGTTATCTAATAACTGAATTAGAAAATATTGAAGGAAGACTTTCTTTAGACTTAGATTCGATTGATACCCTGATAGATGATGATGTAGATTTATTCTATTTTTGTAATCCCCATAATCCAGGCGGCTCCATGGCTTCTCTGGATGAAATAAATTCCATAGTTGAGATATGCAATACTAAAAATGTAGTTATTTGTTCAGATGAGATTCATTCAGAGATTATATTGGATAAATCTAAGAAGCACATTCACTTAGCTCAAACTAGTGATATCGCTGCGAGGAACTCTATAACTTTCCTTGCTCCTAGTAAGTCTTTTAATATAGCAGGCCTTGAATGTGCCTCCGCAATTATTCCTAATAAAGAGATCAGAGATAATTTTGAAGCATCTATGAAAGGAATAGTGCCCCCAGTAAATATTTTTGCTTATGAAGCAACTATGGCTGCTTATAAATATGGAGATAAATGGCTTCATGAATTATTACAATATTTAAAAAAAAATAGAGATATTCTTGTAGAAAATGTCAATACAATGCCTGGCTTGTCTTTGTATCCTCCAGAAGCAACTTATTTAGCTTGGATTGATTGTTCAGAGTTGAATGCAGCTTCGCCTGCAAAATTTTTCATAGAATCTGGGGTTGGGGTTGCAGACGGCTCTGAGTTTGGGCACAAAAATTTTATAAGAATTAATTTTGCTTGTCCAGAGAGTCTTCTCTTAAAGGCACTAGATAGGATGAAAGAAGCTTTAGGTTGAGATTTTGAGTTTCTTGCTTTTTTATTCTCTCTCGTACATGTAGTATTACCTTTTTTATCAAGCAATAGACAACATTAGGAGAAATTATGGCTATTACATTTGAAGGTAAAGTTGCAATAGTAACTGGAGCAGGAGGCGGCTTAGGAAGATGTCATGCCCTCGATCTTGCAAAAAGAGGTGCCAAGGTAGTAATAAATGATCTAGGGGGAAGTGTAGATGGAACTGGATCTAGTCCAGCGGCAGAGTCGGTAGTTGAAGAAATTAAAGCGTCTGGTGGTGAAGCAATTTCTAATGGTGCTAATGTCACGAACATTGAAGAAGTTA
The DNA window shown above is from SAR86 cluster bacterium and carries:
- a CDS encoding PatB family C-S lyase, with product MNYNFDTFIDRSNTQSLKWLRHKGSDVIPMWLADMDFACPPEVVEAVQKRAAHPIYGYTEASDELKRIFIKRVYENSGWKIDPEWIIWLPGVVVGLNVACRTILRPGRMAAIPSPIYPPFIEAPHNMNQGYLITELENIEGRLSLDLDSIDTLIDDDVDLFYFCNPHNPGGSMASLDEINSIVEICNTKNVVICSDEIHSEIILDKSKKHIHLAQTSDIAARNSITFLAPSKSFNIAGLECASAIIPNKEIRDNFEASMKGIVPPVNIFAYEATMAAYKYGDKWLHELLQYLKKNRDILVENVNTMPGLSLYPPEATYLAWIDCSELNAASPAKFFIESGVGVADGSEFGHKNFIRINFACPESLLLKALDRMKEALG